The Haloplanus sp. CK5-1 genome contains a region encoding:
- the tmk gene encoding dTMP kinase → MLLTLEGLDGSGKTTAWRALRDHHPEAVFTREPTDSWYGDAVARSIDDDDADPLAELFLYTADHADHLSRVIRPALAEGSLVVSDRYSDSRIAYQAATLEDAAVDDPFSYVRSIHDPFSRPPDATLYLDVDPETAAERSGGTNKFERVEHLRAVRDRYERLLADEPDRFVRIDATRPLDVVLDDVTTAADRLVD, encoded by the coding sequence ATGCTCCTCACGCTGGAGGGTCTCGACGGCAGCGGCAAGACGACCGCGTGGCGGGCGCTCCGGGACCACCACCCCGAGGCGGTGTTCACCCGCGAGCCCACCGACTCGTGGTACGGCGACGCGGTCGCCCGGTCCATCGACGACGACGACGCCGATCCCCTCGCCGAACTCTTCCTCTACACCGCCGACCACGCCGACCACCTCTCCCGGGTGATCCGGCCGGCGCTCGCGGAGGGGTCGCTCGTCGTCTCCGATCGCTACTCCGACTCTCGGATCGCCTACCAGGCCGCGACGCTCGAGGACGCGGCGGTCGACGACCCGTTCTCGTACGTCCGGTCGATCCACGACCCGTTCTCGCGACCGCCGGACGCGACACTCTACCTCGACGTCGACCCCGAGACTGCTGCCGAGCGAAGCGGCGGGACGAACAAGTTCGAGCGGGTCGAGCACCTCCGTGCAGTCAGGGACCGATACGAACGGCTGTTGGCCGACGAGCCCGACCGGTTCGTCCGTATCGACGCCACCCGACCACTGGACGTGGTGCTCGACGACGTGACGACGGCGGCCGACCGACTGGTCGACTAG
- a CDS encoding aminodeoxychorismate/anthranilate synthase component II: MSRVLVVDNYDSFAYNLVQHVGEFAGEVVVRRNDAVDVDGIRELDPDGIVVSPGPGTPVDAGVSMPIFADLTVPTLGVCLGHQALCAVHGATVGHAPEVVHGKRSVVDHDGRGVFTGLPDRLEVGRYHSLAVDTDDVPDVLEATAWTDDEAGVVMGVRHRREPHVGVQFHPESILTDGGKRLVQNFLDICSTT, encoded by the coding sequence GTGAGCCGAGTCCTCGTCGTCGACAACTACGACTCCTTCGCCTACAACCTCGTCCAGCACGTCGGCGAGTTCGCGGGGGAGGTGGTTGTTCGCCGGAACGACGCCGTCGACGTCGACGGGATCAGGGAGTTGGACCCGGACGGCATCGTCGTCTCGCCGGGACCCGGAACGCCCGTGGATGCGGGCGTGTCGATGCCGATCTTCGCCGACCTCACCGTCCCCACGCTCGGTGTTTGTCTCGGCCACCAGGCGCTGTGCGCGGTCCACGGCGCGACGGTCGGCCACGCACCCGAGGTAGTCCACGGGAAGCGCTCGGTCGTCGACCACGACGGACGGGGCGTGTTCACCGGGCTCCCCGACCGACTGGAGGTGGGGCGCTACCACTCGCTCGCGGTCGACACCGACGACGTGCCCGACGTTTTGGAAGCGACGGCTTGGACGGACGACGAGGCGGGTGTCGTGATGGGTGTGCGCCACCGGCGCGAACCCCACGTCGGCGTCCAGTTCCACCCCGAGAGTATTCTGACCGACGGCGGCAAACGACTCGTCCAAAACTTCCTCGACATATGCAGTACCACGTGA
- the cofC gene encoding 2-phospho-L-lactate guanylyltransferase: MRTLVPFEATRPKTRLDPLLAADERAAFARAMLRDVIDAVERAGHDPEVVSTAPLDSVEGPVAVDDRPLSAAVNDRLDGADAPVAVIVADLGLVTPAAVRRLVDGGGDADVAIAPGRGGGTNGLVVAHPEFRVDFHGTSYRDHRRAAHAVGATVRVVDSMRLSTDVDEPADLVEVLLHGEGRAASWLRSAGVDLDGGDGRVGVRRADEG, from the coding sequence ATGCGGACCCTCGTCCCGTTCGAGGCGACACGACCAAAGACGCGACTCGACCCCTTACTCGCCGCCGACGAGCGGGCGGCGTTCGCCCGTGCGATGCTCCGTGACGTGATCGATGCCGTCGAGCGCGCCGGTCACGATCCCGAGGTGGTGTCGACCGCACCCCTGGACTCGGTCGAGGGCCCCGTCGCGGTCGACGACCGCCCGCTCTCGGCGGCGGTGAACGACCGTCTCGACGGAGCGGACGCGCCGGTGGCCGTCATCGTCGCGGACCTCGGTCTGGTGACGCCGGCGGCCGTGCGTCGCCTCGTCGACGGTGGCGGAGACGCCGACGTCGCCATCGCCCCGGGACGGGGTGGCGGGACGAACGGTCTGGTCGTCGCCCACCCCGAGTTCCGGGTCGACTTCCACGGCACCTCCTACCGCGACCACCGCCGGGCCGCCCACGCGGTCGGGGCGACGGTCCGCGTCGTCGACTCGATGCGGCTGTCGACCGACGTGGACGAACCCGCGGACCTCGTCGAGGTGTTGCTCCACGGCGAAGGCAGGGCGGCGTCGTGGCTCCGGTCGGCCGGGGTCGACCTCGACGGCGGCGACGGCCGGGTCGGGGTGCGGAGGGCGGACGAGGGGTGA
- a CDS encoding peptidylprolyl isomerase, which yields MSNPTATLRTTHGDITVELFEERSPKMVENFVNLAEHDPAANDDPGPETTTWEDPETGEIRGDALYNDVPFHRIIAGFMLQCGDPTGTGRGGPGYTFDDEFHPDLSHDGPGVLSMANRGPDTNGSQFFITLDAQPHLDGDHAVFGEVVDGMDVVEEIGAVPTGPNDQPQEDVVLKAVDVER from the coding sequence ATGAGCAATCCAACTGCGACGCTCCGGACGACGCACGGCGATATTACGGTCGAACTGTTCGAGGAACGCTCGCCGAAGATGGTCGAGAACTTCGTCAACCTCGCGGAGCACGACCCCGCCGCGAACGACGACCCCGGCCCCGAGACGACGACGTGGGAGGACCCCGAGACGGGTGAGATCCGCGGGGACGCGCTGTACAACGACGTTCCCTTCCACCGAATCATCGCGGGCTTCATGCTCCAGTGTGGCGACCCGACCGGGACCGGGCGTGGCGGCCCCGGCTACACCTTCGACGACGAATTCCACCCCGACCTGAGCCACGACGGCCCGGGCGTCCTCTCGATGGCCAACCGCGGCCCGGACACCAACGGCTCGCAGTTCTTCATCACGCTGGACGCCCAGCCACACCTCGACGGCGACCACGCGGTGTTCGGCGAGGTCGTCGACGGGATGGACGTCGTCGAGGAGATCGGAGCCGTCCCGACGGGACCGAACGACCAGCCCCAGGAGGACGTCGTGTTGAAGGCCGTCGATGTCGAGCGCTGA
- a CDS encoding tubulin/FtsZ family protein, with protein sequence MKLAMIGFGQAGGKVVDKFLEYDQRTGSEIVRAAVAVNTAKADLMGLEYIPQEQRVLIGQSRVKGHGVGADNELGAEIAEEDIGEIQGAIDDIPVHEVDAFLVVAGLGGGTGSGGSPVLAKHLKTIYTEPVYGLGILPGSDEGGIYTLNAARSFQTLVNEVDNLLVFDNDAWRKTGESVQSGYDDINDEIVRRFGILFGAGEVRQGQEVAESVVDSSEIINTLSGGGVSTVGYASETVERKQESNGLLSKLTGNDQSIEDQLDSANTTNRIMSLVRKAALGRLTLPCEIDGTERALLVMAGPSAYLNRKGIERGRKWLEEQTGSMEVRGGDYPVNDSDFVASAILLSGVTNVPRIKELQQVAIEAQDNISEIREESESNLQNLVEDDEDELESLF encoded by the coding sequence ATGAAACTGGCCATGATCGGCTTCGGACAGGCCGGCGGCAAGGTCGTCGACAAGTTCCTCGAGTACGACCAGCGTACGGGGAGCGAGATCGTCCGGGCCGCCGTCGCCGTCAACACGGCCAAGGCCGACCTGATGGGTCTCGAATACATTCCGCAGGAGCAGCGCGTCCTCATCGGCCAGTCCCGCGTGAAGGGACACGGTGTGGGCGCCGACAACGAACTCGGCGCGGAGATCGCCGAGGAGGATATCGGCGAGATTCAGGGTGCCATCGACGACATCCCGGTCCACGAGGTGGACGCCTTCCTCGTCGTCGCCGGACTGGGCGGCGGCACCGGGAGCGGCGGGTCGCCCGTGCTGGCGAAACACCTCAAGACGATCTACACGGAGCCAGTGTACGGACTGGGCATCCTCCCCGGAAGCGACGAGGGTGGCATCTACACGCTCAACGCCGCCCGCTCGTTCCAGACGCTCGTCAACGAGGTCGACAACCTCCTCGTGTTCGACAACGACGCGTGGCGAAAGACGGGCGAGTCCGTCCAGAGTGGCTACGACGATATCAACGACGAGATCGTTCGCCGGTTCGGTATCCTGTTCGGAGCCGGTGAGGTACGCCAGGGCCAAGAGGTCGCCGAATCCGTCGTCGACAGTTCGGAGATCATCAACACCCTCTCGGGCGGTGGCGTCTCGACGGTCGGCTACGCCTCCGAGACGGTCGAGCGCAAACAGGAGTCGAACGGTCTGCTGTCGAAACTCACCGGTAACGATCAGTCCATCGAGGACCAACTCGACTCCGCCAACACAACCAACCGTATCATGAGCCTGGTTCGCAAGGCGGCGCTGGGACGCCTGACCCTCCCCTGTGAGATCGACGGAACCGAGCGCGCCCTCCTCGTGATGGCTGGACCCTCCGCCTACCTCAACCGAAAGGGGATCGAACGGGGTCGAAAGTGGCTCGAAGAGCAGACCGGCAGCATGGAGGTCCGCGGCGGCGACTACCCCGTCAACGACAGCGACTTCGTCGCCTCCGCCATCCTGCTGTCGGGGGTCACGAACGTTCCCCGGATCAAGGAGCTCCAGCAGGTCGCCATCGAAGCACAGGACAACATCAGCGAGATCCGCGAAGAGAGCGAATCCAACCTCCAAAACCTGGTCGAAGATGACGAGGACGAACTCGAATCGCTCTTCTAG
- the pabB gene encoding aminodeoxychorismate synthase, component I — MTGTVATDRLAFRTAAEEGTPETRVPVVVELEADPFDAYRRARGEDPSVFFETSGGQPGWGYFGVDPDTVHEVDGEGVLGTITDLVDGETLARGDCEVPYPGGFFGWLSYDAVREIEDLPSTTVDDRGLPRLQLARYTCLVAWRAGESTLRVVATPRVGDDPDAAYDRGIERARALATAATEGDPSVGPPPVAGPATFTSSCERSAYADRVRRVKEYIRDGDTFQANVSHRLTAPAAVHPVEAFAALREVNPAPYSGLVEFPGVDLVSASPELLLEREGDRLRTEPIAGTRPRGADAEADRRLEADLRADEKERAEHAMLVDLERNDLGKVSEYGSVTVDEYRRIDRYSEVFHLVSTVTGRLHDDHGLGDAIGATFPGGTITGAPKPRTMEIIDEVERHRRGPYTGSMAAIGFDDRATLNIIIRTLVRHGDEYHLRVGGGVVHDSVPDREYDETLAKARALINAVDAALEGETEMEMETEGEA, encoded by the coding sequence GTGACTGGGACGGTAGCGACCGATCGGTTGGCGTTCCGGACGGCCGCCGAGGAGGGGACGCCCGAGACGCGCGTGCCGGTCGTCGTGGAGTTGGAGGCGGACCCCTTCGACGCCTACCGGCGGGCACGCGGCGAGGACCCTTCGGTCTTCTTCGAGACATCGGGGGGACAGCCCGGGTGGGGGTACTTCGGCGTCGACCCCGACACCGTCCACGAGGTGGACGGGGAGGGCGTCCTGGGGACGATCACCGACCTCGTCGACGGGGAGACACTCGCCCGGGGCGACTGCGAGGTACCGTACCCCGGCGGCTTCTTCGGATGGCTCTCCTACGACGCCGTCCGCGAGATAGAGGATCTGCCGTCGACGACGGTCGACGACCGCGGACTGCCACGGCTCCAACTCGCCCGCTACACCTGCCTCGTCGCGTGGCGAGCGGGGGAGTCGACGCTCCGCGTCGTCGCGACGCCGCGGGTCGGCGACGACCCCGACGCCGCGTACGACCGGGGGATCGAGCGGGCGCGAGCGCTCGCGACGGCCGCGACGGAGGGTGATCCCTCCGTTGGCCCGCCGCCGGTGGCGGGGCCGGCGACCTTCACGAGTTCCTGCGAACGGTCGGCGTACGCCGACCGGGTTCGGCGGGTCAAGGAGTACATCCGCGACGGCGACACGTTCCAGGCCAACGTCTCCCACCGCCTGACCGCGCCGGCGGCTGTCCACCCCGTGGAGGCCTTCGCCGCCCTGCGGGAGGTGAACCCAGCGCCCTACTCGGGGCTGGTCGAGTTCCCCGGTGTCGACCTGGTGAGCGCCAGTCCGGAACTCCTGCTGGAGCGCGAGGGGGACCGGCTCCGAACCGAACCCATCGCCGGGACGCGTCCCCGAGGCGCGGACGCCGAGGCGGACCGCCGACTGGAAGCCGACCTCAGGGCGGACGAGAAAGAGCGGGCGGAACACGCGATGCTGGTCGACCTGGAGCGCAACGACTTGGGGAAGGTGAGCGAGTACGGCTCGGTCACCGTCGACGAGTACCGCCGGATCGACCGCTACTCCGAGGTGTTCCACCTCGTGTCGACGGTGACCGGGCGACTGCACGACGACCACGGCCTGGGCGACGCCATCGGCGCGACGTTTCCCGGCGGGACGATCACCGGCGCGCCCAAACCCCGGACGATGGAGATCATCGACGAGGTCGAACGTCACCGGCGCGGCCCCTACACCGGAAGCATGGCCGCCATCGGCTTCGACGACCGGGCGACACTCAACATCATCATCCGGACGCTGGTCCGCCACGGCGACGAGTACCACCTCCGGGTGGGCGGGGGCGTCGTCCACGACTCGGTGCCGGATCGGGAGTACGACGAGACGCTGGCGAAGGCACGTGCGCTGATCAACGCCGTCGACGCCGCACTCGAGGGTGAGACGGAGATGGAGATGGAGACGGAGGGGGAGGCGTGA
- a CDS encoding DUF5813 family protein produces the protein MTETPRRVERAVRDDGAFDPTDDGRFELTTTVFEAVMTATETDGRIDFEVRMRAPSLSAAVDGDVADVIEEGWLETFERRIEDVGGAMRGDDAPEPTVRATTDEIVVEAAFTDINERRGVGDAAAIVNYAEGTYVQGLIPGYDYVDPVAGLVDRARRTGER, from the coding sequence ATGACCGAGACGCCGAGGCGGGTCGAACGCGCGGTCCGCGACGACGGGGCGTTCGATCCGACCGACGACGGGCGATTCGAACTGACGACCACGGTGTTCGAAGCCGTGATGACGGCGACCGAGACGGACGGACGGATCGACTTCGAGGTGCGGATGCGGGCGCCGTCGCTCTCCGCGGCCGTCGACGGCGACGTGGCCGACGTGATCGAGGAGGGGTGGCTGGAGACGTTCGAGCGACGGATCGAGGACGTCGGCGGTGCCATGCGCGGCGACGACGCGCCGGAGCCGACGGTCCGCGCGACGACGGACGAAATCGTCGTCGAGGCGGCGTTCACCGACATCAACGAGCGCCGCGGCGTCGGGGACGCGGCCGCGATCGTCAACTACGCCGAGGGAACCTACGTGCAGGGGCTCATCCCGGGCTACGACTACGTCGACCCGGTCGCGGGACTGGTCGATCGGGCGCGCCGGACGGGTGAGCGCTGA
- a CDS encoding DUF4350 domain-containing protein, which produces MWRELGKRVAVLVVTVVVVVAVAGAGPVLIQDAEDGDGSDTPANPEYDPATVAPDAIEATGDIDADPAADADDSGTVLIDRGHANRFSRTDIEPIVDALVRQGYDVEFYNDGNLEAYLEDADAFLVVDPGQEYLTGDVDDVRAFTRNGGRLVMVGEPDRTAVSTGLLGSSITTQESRLTTLASNYGMSVDTQYLYNQEHSDGTFKHVLARPTGAGGVDDVDRLAMYTAAAVTADDGTVLARSAPNTHKSGSDGESGEYPVAVRSNNALLVGDKTFMRSDRYNVADNEEFLAYLVEFMIEGDHGTASAGPDGGSESDPEPEPTPTPTPTATPTPSD; this is translated from the coding sequence ATGTGGCGTGAACTCGGCAAGCGGGTCGCCGTCCTCGTCGTGACCGTCGTCGTCGTGGTGGCGGTGGCGGGCGCGGGACCAGTACTCATCCAAGACGCGGAGGACGGGGACGGGTCCGACACGCCGGCGAACCCCGAGTACGACCCGGCGACCGTCGCGCCCGACGCAATCGAGGCGACCGGCGACATCGACGCCGACCCCGCGGCGGACGCCGACGACAGCGGGACGGTCCTCATCGACCGGGGGCACGCGAACCGGTTCTCGCGGACGGACATCGAACCGATCGTCGACGCGCTGGTGCGACAGGGGTACGACGTCGAGTTCTACAACGACGGGAACCTGGAGGCGTATCTAGAGGACGCCGACGCGTTCCTCGTCGTCGACCCCGGTCAGGAGTACCTCACCGGCGACGTCGACGACGTGCGGGCGTTCACCCGGAACGGCGGCCGGCTAGTGATGGTCGGCGAACCCGATCGGACGGCGGTCAGTACCGGGCTCCTCGGGTCGAGCATCACGACGCAGGAGAGTCGGCTCACGACCCTCGCCTCCAACTACGGAATGAGCGTCGACACGCAGTACCTCTACAACCAGGAGCACTCGGACGGGACGTTCAAGCACGTCCTCGCGCGGCCGACCGGGGCGGGTGGCGTCGACGACGTCGACCGGCTAGCGATGTACACCGCCGCGGCCGTCACCGCCGACGACGGGACCGTGCTCGCACGGAGCGCGCCGAACACCCACAAGTCGGGATCGGACGGGGAGAGCGGCGAGTATCCGGTCGCCGTCCGCTCGAACAACGCCCTCCTGGTGGGTGACAAGACGTTCATGCGGAGCGACCGCTACAACGTCGCAGACAACGAGGAGTTCCTCGCCTACCTCGTCGAGTTCATGATCGAGGGCGACCACGGAACGGCGTCTGCGGGACCTGACGGTGGATCGGAGTCCGACCCGGAACCGGAGCCCACGCCCACGCCAACGCCGACGGCGACGCCCACGCCGAGCGACTGA
- the cofG gene encoding 7,8-didemethyl-8-hydroxy-5-deazariboflavin synthase subunit CofG gives MSRAPETDDERVDPDSLVDADAVDTLLGVTPADVDPAAELSFARNVFLPLTTACRYTCTYCSFYDVPGEATLMPPDAVREQLRHGAAAGCTEALFTFGDAPDDRYTAIHDRLDELGCDSMLDYLVEACEMALDAGLLPHSNPGDLTEAEFDRLAEVNASMGVMLETTADVTAHSGSRKKTPERRLGTIRAAGEASVPFTTGILVGIGERPRDRAESLLAIAALHERYGHVQEVIVQNVVPNERSEFDRPSVETMRETVAMARAALPPEVSVQVPPNLSPTRELLDCGVDDLGGVSPVTEDYINPDYAWPELGELRDIAASADVPLRERLPTHERYLPERFRRAAGRPAAEGSWLRLPIREALDGMEQRRAAGEGGQERRPRPPAADDD, from the coding sequence GTGTCACGGGCACCCGAGACCGACGACGAACGGGTCGACCCCGATTCGCTCGTCGACGCCGACGCCGTCGACACCCTCCTCGGCGTCACCCCGGCGGACGTCGACCCGGCGGCGGAGCTCAGCTTCGCGCGAAACGTCTTCCTGCCGCTGACGACAGCCTGCCGGTACACCTGCACCTACTGTTCGTTCTACGACGTGCCCGGCGAGGCGACGCTGATGCCCCCGGACGCGGTCCGGGAGCAACTGCGCCACGGGGCGGCGGCCGGCTGTACCGAGGCGCTGTTCACGTTCGGCGACGCGCCGGACGATCGGTACACGGCGATCCACGACCGGCTCGACGAGTTGGGCTGTGACTCGATGCTCGACTACCTCGTAGAGGCCTGCGAGATGGCGCTCGACGCCGGCCTGCTCCCCCACAGCAACCCCGGCGACCTGACCGAGGCGGAGTTCGACCGCCTCGCCGAGGTGAACGCGAGCATGGGCGTAATGTTGGAGACGACGGCCGACGTGACCGCCCACTCCGGGAGTCGGAAGAAGACCCCCGAGCGCCGACTCGGGACGATCCGTGCGGCCGGCGAGGCCTCCGTACCCTTTACCACGGGCATCCTCGTCGGCATCGGCGAACGGCCCCGCGACCGGGCCGAGAGCCTCCTCGCCATCGCCGCGCTCCACGAGCGGTACGGCCACGTTCAGGAGGTGATCGTCCAGAACGTCGTGCCCAACGAACGCTCCGAGTTCGACCGGCCGAGCGTCGAGACGATGCGCGAGACGGTAGCGATGGCCCGGGCGGCACTGCCTCCGGAGGTGTCCGTGCAGGTCCCGCCCAACCTCTCGCCGACCCGCGAGTTGCTCGACTGTGGCGTCGACGACCTGGGCGGCGTCTCGCCGGTCACGGAGGACTACATCAACCCCGACTACGCCTGGCCCGAACTCGGCGAACTGCGGGACATCGCGGCGTCGGCGGACGTCCCCCTGCGGGAGCGACTTCCGACCCACGAGCGATACCTTCCCGAACGGTTCCGACGGGCGGCCGGCCGGCCGGCGGCCGAGGGATCGTGGCTCCGCCTCCCCATCCGCGAGGCGCTCGACGGGATGGAACAGCGTCGGGCGGCCGGCGAGGGCGGGCAGGAGCGGCGGCCACGCCCTCCGGCGGCCGACGACGACTAG
- a CDS encoding metal-dependent hydrolase has protein sequence MMATTHAAVGLCLALPLTVVAPDLAPVAALAGVAGGVFPDLDLLAGVHRRTLHFPDYYWVGTVPALVVAAVAPGPETVAVATFLCSAAVHSVSDVFGAGTEARPWERTSAEAVYLHSRSQWIAPRYWIRYDGAPEDYLVTVLCFSPGLVLFGPTVRRVTVAFLAVGALYTLVRKHLPRVEERLL, from the coding sequence ATGATGGCCACCACCCACGCGGCCGTCGGCCTCTGTCTGGCCCTGCCGCTGACGGTCGTGGCTCCAGACCTCGCCCCCGTCGCCGCCCTCGCCGGCGTCGCTGGCGGTGTCTTCCCCGACCTCGACTTGCTCGCCGGCGTCCACCGAAGGACGCTCCACTTCCCCGACTACTACTGGGTGGGGACGGTTCCCGCCCTCGTCGTCGCCGCCGTCGCGCCCGGCCCGGAGACAGTCGCCGTCGCCACCTTCCTCTGCTCGGCGGCCGTCCACTCCGTGAGCGACGTCTTCGGTGCCGGGACGGAAGCCCGCCCGTGGGAGCGAACCTCCGCCGAGGCGGTGTACCTCCACTCGCGGAGCCAGTGGATCGCCCCGCGCTACTGGATCCGCTACGACGGCGCCCCCGAGGACTACCTCGTCACCGTACTCTGTTTCTCGCCGGGCCTCGTCCTCTTCGGGCCGACCGTCCGTCGGGTGACCGTCGCCTTCCTCGCAGTCGGCGCGCTCTACACACTCGTCCGCAAGCACCTGCCTCGGGTCGAGGAGCGGTTGCTCTAG
- a CDS encoding complex I NDUFA9 subunit family protein, with protein MKILVTGGSGFVGRYLCRELKARGHSVTALSRTPSDGDLPGGVEKAMGDVTAYDSLVEPMRGQDAVVNLVALSPLFKPSGGDGMHDRIHRQGTENVVRAAEESGVEKLLQMSALGADPDGATAYIRAKGEAEKIVESSSLRHVIFRPSVIFGDGGEFVPFTKKLAPPYLTPLPGGGKTRFQPVWIEDLVPMLADAIEDETYYDGVYEIGGPERLTLAEVAKQVHSSEGRPMTVLPVPMGLAKIGLTALGSLPGAPMGADQYRSLQFDNTTDHNDIEAFDVTESDLTTLGEYLRSR; from the coding sequence ATGAAGATCCTGGTCACCGGCGGGAGCGGATTCGTCGGTCGATACCTGTGTCGCGAGCTGAAGGCCCGCGGCCACTCCGTGACGGCACTCTCCCGAACGCCGAGCGACGGCGACCTGCCGGGCGGCGTCGAGAAGGCGATGGGCGACGTGACGGCGTACGACTCGTTGGTCGAACCGATGCGCGGGCAGGACGCGGTCGTCAACCTGGTGGCGCTCTCGCCGCTGTTCAAGCCGTCGGGCGGCGACGGGATGCACGACCGGATTCACCGGCAGGGGACCGAGAACGTCGTTCGGGCGGCCGAGGAGAGCGGCGTCGAGAAGCTCCTCCAGATGAGCGCGCTCGGTGCCGACCCCGACGGGGCGACGGCGTACATCCGCGCGAAGGGCGAGGCCGAAAAGATCGTCGAGTCGTCGTCCCTGCGGCACGTGATCTTCCGGCCGTCAGTGATCTTCGGCGACGGAGGCGAGTTCGTCCCCTTCACGAAGAAACTCGCGCCGCCGTATCTCACGCCCCTGCCGGGCGGCGGGAAGACCCGCTTTCAGCCCGTCTGGATCGAGGATCTGGTCCCGATGCTCGCCGACGCGATCGAGGACGAAACCTACTACGACGGCGTCTACGAGATCGGCGGCCCCGAACGCCTCACCCTCGCGGAGGTGGCCAAGCAGGTCCACAGCAGCGAGGGGCGGCCGATGACGGTCCTGCCCGTCCCCATGGGACTGGCCAAGATCGGATTGACGGCACTCGGGAGTCTTCCCGGTGCGCCGATGGGTGCCGACCAGTACCGCTCGCTCCAGTTCGACAACACGACCGACCACAACGACATCGAGGCGTTCGACGTGACCGAGAGTGACTTGACGACACTAGGAGAGTACCTCCGGAGCCGCTGA
- a CDS encoding aminotransferase class IV: MQYHVNGRLVDESEATVSVEDRGFQYGDAAFETLRAYGGTVFEWDAHRDRLAGTCETLGMPDAVPDDLHDRIVATLEANALADAYVRASVTRGVQAGKLTPAPEVDPTVVVVVKPLPRGGVEGTPVWDRPATVRTVETRRVPEAAMPADAKTHNYLDGILARLELRGTDADEALVCDVEGHVAEGATSNVFLVDSGVLRTPTLSGPILPGVTRRVVLDIARELDVPVETGRYDVDDVRAAEEAFLTNTTWAVRPVASVDGVDVGGGPITDRLASAFDRRVEAWYDGE, from the coding sequence ATGCAGTACCACGTGAACGGCCGACTGGTCGACGAGAGCGAAGCGACGGTGAGCGTCGAGGACCGCGGCTTCCAGTACGGCGACGCCGCCTTCGAGACGCTCCGGGCCTACGGCGGGACGGTCTTCGAGTGGGACGCCCACCGCGACCGTCTCGCCGGGACCTGCGAGACACTCGGCATGCCGGATGCGGTCCCCGACGACCTCCACGACCGGATCGTCGCGACCCTCGAGGCGAACGCCCTCGCCGACGCGTACGTCCGTGCGTCGGTGACTCGCGGCGTCCAAGCCGGCAAACTCACGCCGGCACCCGAGGTGGACCCGACGGTCGTCGTCGTCGTCAAGCCCCTCCCACGGGGCGGGGTCGAGGGGACGCCGGTGTGGGACCGACCGGCGACGGTGCGGACCGTCGAGACGCGCCGCGTCCCGGAGGCCGCGATGCCCGCCGACGCCAAGACCCACAACTACCTCGACGGGATCCTCGCACGCCTCGAACTCCGGGGGACCGACGCCGACGAGGCACTCGTGTGCGACGTCGAGGGACACGTCGCCGAAGGCGCGACGAGCAACGTCTTCCTCGTCGACAGCGGCGTCCTCCGGACGCCCACACTCTCGGGGCCGATCCTGCCGGGCGTGACGCGGAGGGTCGTCCTCGATATCGCCCGCGAGCTCGATGTTCCGGTCGAGACGGGACGGTACGACGTCGACGACGTGCGGGCGGCCGAGGAGGCGTTCCTGACGAACACGACCTGGGCGGTCCGACCCGTCGCGTCGGTCGACGGCGTCGACGTCGGCGGCGGGCCGATCACCGATCGCCTCGCGTCGGCGTTCGACCGACGGGTCGAGGCGTGGTACGACGGCGAATAA